One Oncorhynchus kisutch isolate 150728-3 linkage group LG30, Okis_V2, whole genome shotgun sequence genomic window, ATTGAGGCCCCCACAACAGCCCATTATTTTCCATTGAGGCCCCCACAACAGCCCATTATTTTCCTTGAGGCCCCCACAACAGCCCATTATTTTCCTTGAGGCCCCCACAACAGCCCATTATTTTCCTTGAGGCCCCCACAACAACCCATTATTTTCCATTGAGGCCCCCACAACAGCCCATTATTTTCCATTGAGGCCCCCACAACAGCCCATTATTTTCCATTGAGGCCCCCACAACAGCCCATTATTTTCCTTGAGGCCCCCACAACACCCTATTATTTTCCTTGAGGAAAATGACTTCGGGACCATGGCTGGCAAGTGAGCTGCTTCGTCACATGCTCCTAAAGTCCCATTGCAAGACTGCGTTTGGGTTCAGAGACCAGTTCTTGCGGTTGGGTTCGGGGACCAGTTCTTGCGGTTGGGTTCGGGGACCAGTTCTTGCGGTTGGGTTCGGGGACCAGTTCTTGCGGTTGGGTTCGGGGACCAGTTCTTGCGGTTGGGTTCGGGGACCAGTTCTTGCGGTTGGGTTCGGGGACCAGTTCTTGCGGTTGGGTTCGGGGACCAGTTCTTGCGGTTGGGTTCGGGGACCAGTTCTTGCGGTTGGGTTCGGGGACCAGTTCTTGCGGTTGGGTTCGGGGACCAGTTCTTGCGGTTGGGTTCGGGGACCAGTTCTTGCGGTTGGGTTCGGGGACCAGTTCTTGCGGTTGGGTTCGGGGACCAGTTCTTGCGGTTGGGTTCGGGGACCAGTTCTTGCGGTTGGGTTCGGGGACCAGTTCTTGCGGTTGGGTTCGGGGACCAGTTCTTGCGGTTGGGTTCGGGGACCAGTTCTTGCGGTTGGGTTCGGGGACCAGTTCTTGCGGTTGGGTTCGGGGACCAGTTCTTGCGGTTGGGTTCGGGGACCAGTTCTTGCGGTTGGGTTCGGGACCAGTTCTTGCGGTTGGGTTCGGGACCAGTTCTTGCGGTTGGGTTCGGGGACCAGTTCTTGCGGTTGGGTTCGGGGACCAGTTCTTGCGGTAGCAGGTGGGAGTCAGGACAGAAAGCCAGCGGTTGTGTGGGCAGGCTCAGTATGGTGGGATTAATTCATCAATCCTGCGTAGACCTCTACCTCAATGATCCATCCTGCGTAGACCTCTACCTCAATGAAACCACACCGGCCCATTCTATTATTAGCCAGATAGTTATAACAAGTTAGACAGGCCCACTGGGCTAAAAATGTACCAGCCCATATGGAATTTGCCCGAAATGCCAGATTGCGAGTCCGCCGCCGGATCCCAAACCTGGTAGTGAGTATCAGCAGCATTGTGTGGATGTTCACTAGTTTGTTATAGTCTGGTCAtattagcctggttccagatgtgtttgtgttgttattgaccataggagttggcaaggcAGTTGGCAaggcagcacaaacagatctggaaccaggctagtcTGGTATGCAGTTGAAATAAAGACAGCCACTGTGTTTGGGTTTTCTTGCATGACATACATGTTGCTGAGGTAACTGAACGACATACATGTTGCTGAGGTAACTGAACGACATACATGTTGCTGAGGTAACTGAACGACATACATGTTGCTGAGGTAACTGAACGACATACAGGTTGCTGAGGTAACTGAACGACATACAGGTTGCTGAGGTAACTGAACGACATACAGGTTGCTGAGGTAACTGAACGACATACAGGTTGCTGAGGTAACTGAACGACATACAGGTTGCTGAGGTAACTGAAACTTAAGTCTCACAAGTCAGACAATTTGTTTCCAAAATAAAAGACTGGAAATCCTTTGTGAAACTGATCTACTGAGCAGACAGAGAAAAACAAACTGTAACCAACTCACGGCCCTTCAAATACTCACAGCTTCAACAGCAGTTCAGACAAAAAATACCAAAAATACTCCTCTCAGTCTATTCCaaaaacacacacgtacaaaacacacgtacaaaacacacacacgtacaaaacacacacacgtacaaaacacacacacacacgtacaaaacacacacacacacgtacaaaacacacacacacacacacacgtacaaaacacacacacacacacacacacacgtacaaaacacacacgtacaaaacacacacacacacacacgtacaaaacacacacacacacacacgtacaaaacacacacacacacacacacacgtacacacacgtacaaaacacacacgtacaaaacacccacacacacgtacaaaacacccacacacacgtacgtacaaaacacacacacacacacacgtacaaaacacacacaaaacacacacacacaacacacacacacaacacacacacacacacacaacacacacacacacacacacacgtacaaaacaCATACGCACAAAAAAAAAGTTACATCCAGAATGTATAACATTTCAATTTCAGATTTCATTGAGTAATGTCAGATAAAAAGATGTTTCCTGATAGCTTGGCTTCTCTACATGTGTAGAAAAATGTTCCAATAGGCTGGAATCCTGAGATGTCGTAGTTCCAATCCAAAACCACAAGTCTAATTTTGTCCTAATCCTTTCCAAGTCCGTTCGTCCAAGGCTACTACTGCGTAGCGTCCGGgcctcttgcccccccccccccctagtcaacGCTGCTCTACTGTTAGGCCCTGGGTTTAgagtagggacgtcccaaggatccagGATAGCACTGATGGATGAGGCTATATGGAGGGTTGGGTCAGGTGTCTGTGTCGTTATTTAAAAAAGGCGTTCCTAGCCAAACAAAGATGGACGACAGAACGCTGAGTAAAGAGCCACGCTTCATCCCGAGGAAGATAAATACGTTGGAACAGTCTAGTGGGTCATCGGACATGAGTCCTGCGGATCTACAGTGTGTATGTCTAtcgtctgggctgtgtgtgtgtgtgtgtatatatatatatatatatatggtcggTCGGTCAGACTGTGTGTTGTGCATCGTCACGTCAGAGGTTTGGAATACGGTTAGCTTTTCTTTGGCTGGCCGCCATCTTGACCAGACGACAGGATGAGGTAATAATCAAACCCACTAAACACAACATGAGGTATTGACTGAATAGAAGATTAATACAAGTTAATGTCTTAAGAGAGGCATTTGTCCAGCATATAGCTTATTTCTGTCCTGTAGTTTTCACTGAGAAAATCACACAAGACGGACAGAAGAGAAGACTTGAaccaaaataacatttaaaaaaagtcttaaaaacaattaaaaacaaTAATACCCCAATATCAAGTCTATATATAAATAGCAGTTATATTCAAGTTGTTTCAAAGTTTAGGCTAGAAAAGTCAGGAGCATCGTTCCGTGATGCCGTCACTGCTCTGACGTCACAGTAACACAGAACTCAGGTGCCGGACTCTTTGGGGGGGGTAGGTCGTCGGCGGCGGTTACCGACATTACTACGGCAACTGGGCAGTCTGAGGTAGTGCTGACGGTTGTCCTGGCGATCTGGGAGATGCGTTCCTCGACACAGCCGGCGGAGAGACGAGCCTCGGCGTCATGGTCCCAACACTCCTCTATAGTCTCACACAACTGAGACAGACCCTGTGGCACCGACACACACAGCAAGAAACCAAGAGGATACAGGAAATACAATGTAAAACAAACAAAGACTTGTTTTAAGTCCCCAAATAGTTAAATATAGTCCTCCAGTAGCCCCAACAGAACACATTGTTTGTCGTAGCCCcggacaaacacacctgattcaactggtcaacCAATCATCAAGCTCttaatgagttgaatcaggtgagtcTATGGAGGAACGACAACATACATTAGTGCTGGtgagggtactggaggactggagttgggaaccaccgCTCTACTTTTACCCCAGCGTACCATCCCAGCGAACCATCCCAGCGAACCATCCCAGCGAACCATCCCAGTGTTACTGACCGggtgtttgagccaggtgtcctTGAAGACCGGTCTCATCTTCTTGTGAACGACCACATCCTGCAGTTCCTGTAGAGACGTGTGTTGGCCAATCTCCTCCTCAAACGGCAGCATGAACTCCCCTACGGTACCTGAGAGACAAGAAAACATTATATTGAAGGCTTTACAACTtactgatatcaaatcaaatgtatttatatagcccttcgtacatcagctgatatctcaaagtgctgtacagaaacccagcctaaaaccccaaacagcaagcaatgcaggtgtagaagcacgccaCTATAGATAGGCTGTTTGTTTTCAGTAAACACACTGTTTTTAGTAAATGCATTGTTCATTATTAGTAAATGCATTGTTTATTATTAGTAAATGCACTGTTTatacagaaactaaaacaaagtAGACATTTGGCatatatgaaaatatatattAGACATCAAACAGAACtggagggggtgtggtctaggcatcaaacagacccggagggggtgtggtctaggcatcaaacagagccggagggggtgtggtctaggcatcaaacagagccggagggggtgtggtctaggcatcaaacagagccggagggggtgtggtctaggcatcaaacagagccggagggggtgtggtctaggcatcaaacagagccggagggggtgtggtctaggcatcaaacagacccggagggggtgtggtctaggcatcaaacagacccggagggggtgtggtctaggcatcaaacagacccggagggggtgtggtctaggcatcaaacagacccggagggggtgtggtctaggcatcaaacagacccggagggggtgtggtctaggcatcaaacagacccggagggggtgtggtctaggcatcaaacagacccggagggggtgtggtctaggcatcaaacagacccggagggggtgtggtctaggcATCAAACAGAACCGGAGGGGGAGTGGTCTAGGCATCAAACAGAGctgagggggtgtggtctaggcatcaaacagacccggagggggtgtggtctaggcatcaaacagacccggaggg contains:
- the LOC116358604 gene encoding extensin-like is translated as MAASQRKANQLVPEPNRKNWSPNPTARTGPEPNRKNWSRTQPQELVPEPNRKNWSPNPTARTGPRTQPQELVPEPNRKNWSPNPTARTGPRTQPQELVPEPNRKNWSPNPTARTGPRTQPQELVPEPNRKNWSPNPTARTGPRTQPQELVPEPNRKNWSPNPTARTGPRTQPQELVPEPNRKNWSPNPTARTGPRTQPQELVPEPNRKNWSPNPTARTGL